In Spirochaetales bacterium, the sequence TGCGCCGGCCGTTTGCGTCCCACAGTCGCCTCATCTGCGGATGAAGCGATTCGCCGCGACGGTCCAGGTATTCCATTAATTTACGGGGAACGGGGGATGCATATGCTTTATTTGCCGAACTGCCGTAATCACGAGCCTGTTCGACCATAGCGACTTCATTCTCCACTTGCACCATACAGACGGTTTCTTTGCGGCGGTCCGTCTTGTAGAGATGCTTCATCAGGGCGGCAAAGGCCCCGGCATCGGTGTCGCGGTTTGTCGTGCTGAAAGCGGAGAGGATTTCCATGGGGGTTCCGTTTTTATAACGGGCCCGGGGATAGGTTTCCTGGTCTTCCTTGATCCAGGAGGGGGTATAGCAGGACATGCTGTTTTTCCAGCTGCCGAACCAGAGGAGGACGAGTTTGATGCTATAACGCCGTGCGTCCTTGAGTACGGCATCGACATGGGAAAAGTCGAACCTCCCTTTTTCCGGTTCGAGCAATTCCCAATAGACGGGGACAAGGAGGGCATTCAGGTTCATCGCTTTCACCCGGGGCCATATCCCCTTCATGTATTCCGGATGCGAGGCGCTGGAGTTTCCCACTTCCCCGCCGAGGATGAGAAAAGGCTTTTTACCGATATGCAGACGGTGTATGCCGTTATTTTTTTTAAGTCGTACCATTCTATTTCACCTCATCTTCCCGCTTGACGATCGGAAACTGCCCGTCATTGTTGTTTCAGGACAGGCCGGGCCGATAGCAGGACCGTATTCGAATGATCACACAGGTGAGATACTACCCGATTGTCATGTGATGATCAACTGCGGCCGGCTGCAAAAAAACGTGACCAGCCGACCCGTTTCAATCTCATTCGGTGTCCGGAAAAATAGACGTAAAAACTATGCGCTTATTACCCTGTTTTTTCCCCTTGATTTTGCTTCGAGAAGCCTGTAGAGATCGGATTCTTCATCAAAGCTTGCAAACCCGATGCTGATGATTACCTTTTCAGGAAGCGGTTTTTCGCCTATACCGAACTGATAATCTTCCATAGTCCTTCTGATTTTTTCGATCGCGATCATTGCGCCCGACTTTGATGTACTTGTAAAAAGAATGACGAATTCCTCGCCTCCATAACGGCAGGAGATATCCCTTTCAAACAATGCCTCTTTAGTTATACGGGCCGCATCCTCAAGGACGCGATCGCCGACGAGGTGTCCGTATGTGTCATTGATATTTTTGACGTCGTCGAAATCAATCATCGCAATTCCGACGTTGATATCGTTAGCGTTTCCGTACTTAATATGGCTCCTTTGGCGTTTTATCTCAAGATCCAGATATGTATAGAAAAACCGTCTGTTATTTGCACCTGTCAGGAGGTCCGTCTCGGACAAATCCTTGAGCCGGTTTCGCAGGACATCGTTTTCCTTAGTCGTGTAGAACTGCATAGTACGTATCTTCCTCAATCCGTCTATCGCGATAGTTACGATAAAATATCGGTTGCGTTTTTATTCGAAATGATGTAAAATACTTTCCTGTTTCATGAGAGTACCGCATCACCGTTCGCGTTTCGCCCGCCGGCCGGGGGAGTGAAATAAATACACCGGGGGGAGGATTTCGGCATTTATGCGTTAACGTGAACGCACGGGTACCGATCATGCTGATAAGTAATCAAAAAGAAGGATTTTTATATTATAAAAACGATTATCGTATCGTTGACAGTAAACAGGAGGATGAGAAATGAAAAAAAAGAATCCCGGAATCAAGTATCTGGCCTTCATGATGCTTTTATTCTGCATGGGCCATGCATTCGGGGCGACGTGCGGCGATGCCAATGCCAGCGGGGGGATCGACATCGTGGATGCCCTTGTCATCGCCCAGTACTATGTGGGCCTGCAGCCGTCGGGTTTCGACGCAACGGCCGCGGACGTCAATGGGGACGGCGAGATCAATATCGTCGACGCACTTCGTGTGGCGCAGTATTATGTGGGGATAGGAGTGGAGCTGATATGCAGCACCGGGAATCAGGAACCGGTCTTTAGCGGCGGGCCCTATACCCTCAACGGTTCGAGCGATTATGTGGATCTTCCGGACGGGCTCACCAACAACCTGAACGATTTTACGGTCGCCTGCTGGGTAAACCTGAACACCCGTGATACCTGGTCGCGGATCTTCGACTTCGGGGGTGATACGAATACCTTCATGATGCTCACCCCGGAATCGGGCAATACGGGATATCCCTATTTTGCGATTACCCTTAACGGGAACGACGGGGAACAGGGCATCAATGGAACAAGCGCCCTGCCTGAGGGCTCCTGGCAGCATATTGCGGTCGTGAAGAGCGGAAGTACGGGGATACTGTACATCAACACACAGGAAGCGGGCAGGAATACGGGGATGAGCTTGAATCCCTCGGACATGGGGAATACAGTGAACAACTATATAGGAAGGTC encodes:
- a CDS encoding GGDEF domain-containing protein, translating into MQFYTTKENDVLRNRLKDLSETDLLTGANNRRFFYTYLDLEIKRQRSHIKYGNANDINVGIAMIDFDDVKNINDTYGHLVGDRVLEDAARITKEALFERDISCRYGGEEFVILFTSTSKSGAMIAIEKIRRTMEDYQFGIGEKPLPEKVIISIGFASFDEESDLYRLLEAKSRGKNRVISA